Genomic DNA from Flavobacterium sp. N502540:
GTAATTATTGGTAACGGCAATAGAGTAAAATTCTCCAACCGAATTGTCGCCTTTAAGTACACAAGAAGGATATTTCCAGGTTACAGCAGAACCTGTTTCCACCTGCGTCCATGAAATTTTAGCGTTTGTTTCGCATAAACCTCTTTTGGTAACGAAGTTATAAACACCACCTTTTCCTTCTTTGTTTCCAGGGAACCAGTTCTGAACGGTAGAATATTTAATTTCAGCGTCATCTAAAGCGATTAATTCAACTACCGCAGCGTGTAATTGATTTTCGTCACGGCTTGGAGCGGTACAGCCTTCAAGGTACGAAACGTAACTTCCTTCATCAGCAATAACTAGTGTTCTCTCGAACTGACCAGTTCCTGCCTGATTGATTCTGAAATAAGTAGAAAGTTCCATTGGGCAACGAACGCCTTTTGGGATATAGCAGAAACTTCCGTCAGAGAAAACCGCTGAGTTTAAGGCAGCATAGAAGTTGTCTTTTTGAGGTACAACAGTTCCTAAGTATTTTTTTACTAATTCAGGGTGTTCTTTTATAGCTTCTGAAATCGGGCAAAAAATAATTCCTTTTTCAGCAAGAGTTTTTTTGAAGGTCGTAGCTACAGAAACAGAATCGACTACAATATCCATAGCGACATTGTTCATCTTCTTTTGTTCGTCGATAGAGATCCCTAATTTTTTGTACATCTCTAAAAGTTCAGGATCTACATCGTCCAAAGTTTTGTTTGGATCTACCTGTTTTGGAGCTGAATAATAAGAAATAGCCTGAAAGTCAGGTTTTTCATAATGTACATTTGCCCATTCTGGTTCGATCATTTCTTTCCAGGCACGAAAAGCTTCAATGCGCCAGTCGGTCATCCATTGTGGTTCTTCTTTTTTAAGAGAAATAGCTCTTACGATGTCTTCGTTTAAACCAATAGGAAAGGTCTCCGATTCAATATCAGTATAAAACCCGTATTCGTATTCTTTAGTTTCGAGTTCGATTTTTAAATCGTCTTCTGTGTATTTGCTCATTGTTTTTTTATTGAAAGATTCAAAAATTGAAGGATTTAAATAACATCACTTCTGTAATTTTTAAATCTTTAAATTTTGCAATCGTTTAATTATTTTATAGTGAAAAAGATTCTCCGCAACCACAAGTTCTGCTTGCATTCGGATTATTGAATACAAAACCTTTTCCGTTTAATCCACCTGAAAATTCAAGAATTGTTCCGGCCAGATATAGAAATGATTTCTTTTCAACTGCAATTGTTATGTCGTTGTCTACAAATATTTTATCGTCGTCGCCTTTGGTTTTGTCGAATTTTAAATCATAAGACAAACCAGAGCATCCACCGCTTTTTACGCCTACTCTTACGTAGTCGCTAGCAGCATCAAAACCATCTTCTCTCATCAAATCGATGATTTTATTTTTGGCAGTATCAGAAACTTTTATCATTGTTTATCGTGTTTATTTTTGCTTCCACCTCAATTTTGCTCTTAAAAATAGTAATCCGAAGATTACGATTTTAAAGTGCTGTCTTTCAATGTTGAAATGAAATTATTTGCAAAGATACGACTTAAAAACCTTTTTCCATAACGGTTGACATTATTATAACAAATGTTAAAATAGATATATGTTATATTAATAAAAGAATGAGACTTTATTATTGTTTTTTGAAGACTTTATGATGGTTTGTTGTA
This window encodes:
- the sufB gene encoding Fe-S cluster assembly protein SufB, with the protein product MSKYTEDDLKIELETKEYEYGFYTDIESETFPIGLNEDIVRAISLKKEEPQWMTDWRIEAFRAWKEMIEPEWANVHYEKPDFQAISYYSAPKQVDPNKTLDDVDPELLEMYKKLGISIDEQKKMNNVAMDIVVDSVSVATTFKKTLAEKGIIFCPISEAIKEHPELVKKYLGTVVPQKDNFYAALNSAVFSDGSFCYIPKGVRCPMELSTYFRINQAGTGQFERTLVIADEGSYVSYLEGCTAPSRDENQLHAAVVELIALDDAEIKYSTVQNWFPGNKEGKGGVYNFVTKRGLCETNAKISWTQVETGSAVTWKYPSCVLKGDNSVGEFYSIAVTNNYQQADTGTKMIHLGKNTKSTIISKGISAGKSQNSYRGLVQISPRAENARNFSQCDSLLMGNNCGAHTFPYIESKNPSAKIEHEATTSKIGEDQVFYCNQRGIPTEKAIALIVNGFSKDVLNKLPMEFAVEAQKLLEISLEGSVG
- a CDS encoding HesB/IscA family protein, which translates into the protein MIKVSDTAKNKIIDLMREDGFDAASDYVRVGVKSGGCSGLSYDLKFDKTKGDDDKIFVDNDITIAVEKKSFLYLAGTILEFSGGLNGKGFVFNNPNASRTCGCGESFSL